The Papilio machaon chromosome 24, ilPapMach1.1, whole genome shotgun sequence genome contains the following window.
aagtatcaaataccCCAAATCAccattagaaaaagatataattattaggcgtcggcggctcgtggcacttgagttgcaatctgcaggggctgggttcgaatcccgccatgtaccaatgtgtttttcgatttacatatgtacatttatccgacgttcttacggtgaaggaaacatagtgatgctgcctgcacatatctgagaaaaaattcaatgatatgtgtgaagtcaacccgctctgagcctgtgtggttgactatggcctagtcacccttaatttggggtaggctcccaGCCCCTCagtgtatagtgagctgatgataataatgatgatgatatattacatggttatcacttattcaaagtacatttaataacttgtaagtatgaaatagtcacattttgccagttgtcaaattttatatggacaacaactagacagttaactccagcaagagaagctgattgtttcaaacagcagcagaaaatattacgcgcttaaattcacgaaaaagtacgtaaacaaacaaatgcgacaagtgccgaaaggccgcgcacggactgcgcgtctcgcgccgcgcatttgtatctctcagccgtcgtaaagttccgttttatctccgttataaaagttgcggaaacagaagcagaaacggatgttgaaaagcgtgcggaacttccgcagttgcggaaacggaaacagacatccgttgcatcactataTTTTATGCACGACTGCCTACAATCTAAAATATCAACAGAAATGCCTTCggtgaaaaaaagaaaattgataatttttattatgtttccatgtttaaaataatagactCGACAATCTTAACTAAACATATTTGTGtagagtaatttttaataattataagataaaataatgaatcttAAAGGCAGCTACACAGTTTTAGCTAAACAGTGGGACTGTTCAGTTATAATTGAAGGTGTGCGAAGTCAaacatttgacttaaaatgtttttaatgaaatttaagatAGTACAaaaaagtgtataaaacaattttgattCAATACCCCTGGAATTTGTCTCATCGCTTTCTGCGTCCAAATTGTGACGCGACTCTATTTTAACATCAAGTGTCATTACTAAAAATGACTTAAGTTACATTTCTCTATTGTTTCCCACCAATACTATTATAGACTTACAACGTAATCTGACCCgatgggcataagtcaaacttaACTATATTGGCTCACTAACGGACTCCTATCAatgacaaaataatgacaCAAAATCCTCATCATACTATGTAgtccagtgtttcccaaagtgagCGATAACGATatcgcccccaagggggcgataaggggcccaaaaaatgggggcattgaaattaattaaagtaatgaaattgtggttttattataagttttagggctgaataaaaattagggggctctgaaatataattgattttcaaagggggcggtgaaagaaaataagtttgacaatcactgatgTAGTCAAACAACAATATCTGAGTCAGTGAGAGTGGCGCTGCTGTCGCGGTTAGtcaaaaaacatgtaaaactatatttatatagaaaataatataaaaggatCTTCTGATACTTGTTTGACATTGATAGGAGTGCGCTACTGagctaatataattaagtttaacttatgacttatgcccaccctGTCTCCTTGCTTAGTCTATAGTTATCATGTCACGTTTTTCTTATGACATTTCCTATACAcatgtaggttttacatattttttgacagaactaaccgcgatagtAGCGCCTCTCTCACCGGGCCAGATATACACATTATAGTGACTACAGCGATACTTTTATTGACATATATTATCATCTCTTACATTCTATTTGAGTAAACAGAAGCTCAATATTATTCtatgatatattatttaacttaaagcTGCACTTAGCGTGGTCACTAAGAGCTTCTCTTCTCTCTGTACTGATCCATATTGACTTACGTAATGTTACTAAGAATCTTTTAACCATCGAGCATACAATAAAAAGCATCTTTCGACACtttatataagataaatatttataatttttatatagtaattatatatacatagtcTTCATAATTCTTGTTATTTTAACGTGGTTAAAGACAAAACTTGTAATCTGAATTCAGATAAAATCAAGTGAAACTTTAACACagtcaattaatatttaatcgaATCAGACGTACAAAAGATGTCGTGATTTACAATCGTATTGAAAGTTCAcggattaaatttaatgaaaaacaaaaagaaaatctaaTAATCTATTGAAGAGAACTGcttgttaatatttacattttaccaAAAAACCAAAAGCCGAGGAACACCTAAGTAAGTATGGATATGAAGGGAACGAATTCaaatatgacggctgatagatgTCTGAAAGAACGATATACTGTATAGCCCTTTGAAGGGAAAAGGGCTGATTATGGTAAGAGAAAAAAGGATACTAGCTGAGAAATtattgaatatatatattttataaatgtcttttaaattaaatttttataccaCTAACAGTTGTCGTGACTTCGTCCGAGcggaatttaaatttaaaaatctaataataaatatagcataaAAGCACTCTGGGCTTATATAatccaacagtgaaagaattcttcaaatcaattcagtaatttcggagtctattcaatgcaaacaaacaaacaaatcttgataataattagtatAGATAAGAAATCACTGTCAAAACACCTACACATGTTACTACAGACTGTTTTTTAAGGTTATGagaaaaaactattttcttGTGTTCGACTGTGGAAACGACAATTTAGTGTTTAGAACTATGTTTTCGTTGATTTATTGCAAAAGCATTGAACCGTGACAGAATATTGTTTTGCCACTCTAAAATCATTCTTACGTccttttgttaaaattgattattGAACGGCAACTCTACCATTCTTAAAGTTTGTTTTCAttacttgataaataaaagttctttTATTAAGAGCcatattaaataatctttcaTGTTATAaagtttcctatttttttctttatttaatttaaaaataaaataaattaaaactagcaactaattttttacatgttccggattaaaaacaaaaacacaatttttaataaaaataaaaaaataagaaattagtCGGACATTCCCTCTACTCCACTGAGTGCGTACGTTAATAAACCAAAACttgagaataaaaatgtacactaAAATAAGCCTTAAAACATTACCAGAGAGGATAATTTAGCGTGCACACGTTAAACTTTTTGCAATCAGCCttctatgaaaatataatagagCAAGAGTACACAGTACTAATCATCCAACTATGTGAGACATATAAAAGCAGACCGATTCAGTCGCCTTATCAAATTGTAACCGTCTTCGTTTCCATACAGACGTGAGTGACtggtatagaaaaaaaatgtatatcacAATATATTTCTGTTCGTTAATCGTTACTTATACATTGGCCTTACCCAATCCTGAAGTGAGAGAtggattacaaaataatatagaacCAGAATCGTCAGCGCGAGTTTTAGGAAAGGATTGTTCCGGAGGTATTTTTAGTCCGACATGTTTGAAAATAGAAGCTATATCAATTCTGGAGAAATTAAGTTCAAAGGAAGAATTGCAACTTCTACCCGGTGTTAGTGTTGTGAAGGAAGAAAAGGAAAATGGGAGCAAAGCTGAGGAGTTTGCCGCGGAATTGGCAAGATCTTTACCATCGAAGCCTGATGAAAGACTGGATAAATATCTCTTGTACAGACTCGGAAATTATCTAGATACACACTCAGTGAAACTAAGGCTTTTAGATGATGGAGCGTCAGAAGATGCTAGGGCCTTAATGGGTGAGGGAAGAGGTAAAGGTGGACTTGGTGGTGGAAAGAAAGGAGGTATGGGTGGACTATTAGCTGCCGCTCTTATGATGAAAGGTGAGTACTCTAGTGccattaaattacattacatttaacatGATGAGgctcatttattatttaagttttcttaTCATAAACTACAGCGTAACTTAAAGTTACAATTTCGAGCTTTTATCAGAACACAAGTGTTAGGTATTTTCTAATGTGCTAGTTATTGTGTAATATTACTTATGTAACGAGAAATTGTTTTgtgcataaatatataataataaaaacagtgtGCTACAAAATCGGTTTCATAAataggaaaataataaaagattcgataaataaacgtataaaatactaaaaacatcagttaaataattatagattgCGTCTagaaaaacagtttttaaacgaatttttaatttcataaacagattttgtaatctttcaaatttaattcaaatatctcAAAAGTCAATGAATAAACGTCACAATTTCAGTAGCAAAAATACTGAAATTGAACAgtaaatttgattatttaaatccaCACATCACATAATCATGATAATCAATTTACTGGCagctaaaaaatattacaatgtatATCCAAAACGCACTTGAAATTCTTCTTATTTTCTATGACAAAAGAGTGTTAAAATGCTCtctatattaagttttaaagcaAGTTTAAATCTTTGATCTGTATTCAcagactagttgtcgcccgcgactcagtccacacggaataaaaaacttaataagtagcctttgtattcgagactatgttctacatttgtgcgaaatttcatcaagatccatacACTCGCTACGgaaatacattcaaacaaacatccatccatccatctaaacattcgcatttataatattcgtaagaTATTATATGTGACTGTATGTATGTAACAAACGCAATTGGTTTACTCATATTAAATATCTAGATgttcgtttgtttttaattttaatttttaatacagaatTAAAAGACAACTTTCAATAGAAACAaagaataacatattaaaaagcaaTCTAATGCTACCAGCTAATAACAAAGTCGGAATCAgagcattaaaattatagagaAAAATGACGAGTAAATTTTACCGTCCCCATGGACTAGTCATCGACTGCTTTACCGCAAAACgacaattttctttaataacttttacattAACCGATTTTGCAGCGTTAATGTTAAGATAACTGTAGagattagtttttttgttatacatTGTATCCGGCCACTTCTTATTTTTTGATTCGAATCGCAGAACAACGAACAACGATTAGGCGAAATCGCCGTCTAATCAACGCATACGTTACTCTAAATCCGAAATCCATTAAATTCTTATATGTACCTAAAAAACCCAAGAAGCCTAACAAGAACTAGAACCAGTCTTTTAAGAAAGCAAGTATGCATTTGCTTTTCTCTAAATCTATTAGTTCCTGACCTGCTATGCATCTCTATCAACcgtcatatttaaattcactgtcttcttacgcatatcctctctCACAAATTCCATCCATGCTTTCTTCgttcttcctctacctttgtagctatccacattcaatctcattactgtCACTTAATctctactttattatttaaaaatctttaaacaaaTCTTATCTTTCCAGGTACCCTCATGTCAATTGGTCTCGGAGGCCTCGCTATGTTGGCGGGAAAGGCTTTAATGACAGCTCTAATGTCACTTCTCTTGTCCGCAATCATTGGTTTGAAGTCATTGACCAGCGGTGGCAAGTCGACCACATATGAAATTGTGTCCAAGCCAGTTTATAGTCATTCACATTCTCACTCCACCGCACACGAAGATGTCGGAGGTTACGGTCATTCTGGATATGGAAggaatttaaaagtaagaaGACGTTAACGGCATAGAGTCGACAATATTgcaagattcaaactttatggcaGCTCGTGATTCTCTCGAGCGCACCGTGCACATGTCTGGGCAAGTGGGTACGACCAGGTGGGCCCACTCGAGTggagaaaaatttaaattacatgacATTTGTATATGAACATAATTGTTGTCTCTttgttttcaaagagaataagAGAGATGGCAATATTGTCCTAATTATACATGTTAAGATAAAGGAGACTCGCCTTAAAATCGTGTTCAGTGCGACTCGTGCGAAATTACAAGCCGTTGTAAAGCTTGGATAGCACAAAACGAACAACAAAGGAATGGAGACGATTAAAActgtgaattatttattttatttattcctagTATTATCGACTTGTAttacgaatttattttaatttaaatatttattttttattatctaatgGGTACAAATACGAACAGTTGTTGCATTTTAAAGTAGAgtaagtacaaaaaatatttttgtaaaaaatatatttataaataaccttTAAGTGTtgacactatttataatttattaatgtatattattgtattttattatttatttttgaaatataaaatatttgtgtttttgttcctatttattatctgttatgtattaatttgtaGAAATTTCGGATTtcgtttgtattttgtatgtttaatagaatagtttaatatgttatttatttattttataatcaaattctatttattgtattttatagtatttaaatgtgtacatatatattaactttatgttttaaatcaatgtattgaattttatttatatgtgtacGGATAGTTTATGTTgatataactatttatttatatt
Protein-coding sequences here:
- the LOC106708407 gene encoding uncharacterized protein LOC106708407, with protein sequence MYITIYFCSLIVTYTLALPNPEVRDGLQNNIEPESSARVLGKDCSGGIFSPTCLKIEAISILEKLSSKEELQLLPGVSVVKEEKENGSKAEEFAAELARSLPSKPDERLDKYLLYRLGNYLDTHSVKLRLLDDGASEDARALMGEGRGKGGLGGGKKGGMGGLLAAALMMKGTLMSIGLGGLAMLAGKALMTALMSLLLSAIIGLKSLTSGGKSTTYEIVSKPVYSHSHSHSTAHEDVGGYGHSGYGRNLKVRRR